In Stenotrophomonas sp. ESTM1D_MKCIP4_1, a single genomic region encodes these proteins:
- a CDS encoding anhydro-N-acetylmuramic acid kinase → MNTIVDADAPLYLGLMSGTSADGIDAALVQFPASGGCRFVRGLTARWEPLLRARLVALGEGGPLDSLEELGELDARIAINFAAAANQLLDEAGVAREQVRAIGSHGQTVRHRPLADPAFTVQLGDGNRIAELTGITTVADFRRRDVAAGGHGAPLMPAFHLAMLGTADEDRAVLNLGGIGNLTLIPREGVLRGFDTGPANALMDAWCQRHTGRTFDADGAYAASGAVDAPLLAAWRSDPWFALPPPKSTGREQFHLAWAEARMGEGEFAAADVQATLLELTAVTVADALLARQPDTRRVLVCGGGVHNRQLMRRLAALLPGVAVESSAVHGLDPEYVEAMGFAWLAQRTMDGLAGNLPSVTGAAGPRILGAIHLA, encoded by the coding sequence ATGAACACGATTGTCGACGCCGACGCCCCGCTCTACCTTGGCCTGATGTCAGGCACCAGCGCCGACGGCATCGATGCTGCGCTGGTGCAGTTCCCTGCCAGCGGTGGCTGCCGCTTCGTCCGCGGCCTGACCGCACGCTGGGAACCCCTGCTGCGGGCGCGGCTGGTGGCACTGGGTGAAGGGGGGCCGCTGGACTCGCTGGAGGAGCTGGGCGAGCTGGATGCGCGCATCGCGATCAACTTCGCGGCAGCCGCCAACCAGCTGCTGGACGAGGCCGGCGTGGCCCGCGAACAGGTGCGGGCGATCGGCTCGCACGGGCAGACCGTGCGGCACCGGCCGCTGGCCGATCCGGCGTTCACGGTGCAGCTGGGCGATGGCAACCGCATTGCCGAGCTGACCGGGATCACCACGGTGGCCGACTTCCGCCGCCGCGACGTGGCGGCCGGCGGCCATGGTGCGCCGCTGATGCCGGCCTTTCATCTGGCCATGCTGGGCACGGCCGATGAGGACCGGGCGGTGCTCAACCTGGGCGGCATCGGCAACCTGACCCTGATCCCGCGCGAGGGGGTGCTGCGCGGCTTCGATACCGGCCCGGCCAACGCCTTGATGGACGCCTGGTGCCAGCGCCACACCGGCCGGACCTTCGATGCCGATGGCGCCTATGCGGCCAGTGGTGCGGTGGATGCGCCGCTGCTGGCCGCCTGGCGTTCGGACCCGTGGTTCGCCCTGCCGCCGCCCAAGAGCACTGGGCGTGAGCAGTTCCACCTGGCCTGGGCCGAGGCGCGCATGGGCGAAGGCGAATTCGCGGCCGCCGATGTGCAGGCCACGCTGCTGGAACTGACGGCAGTGACCGTAGCCGATGCGTTGCTGGCACGGCAGCCGGATACCCGGCGGGTGCTGGTCTGCGGTGGCGGTGTGCACAACCGGCAGCTGATGCGCCGGCTGGCGGCGCTGCTGCCGGGCGTGGCGGTGGAATCCAGCGCGGTGCATGGGCTGGACCCGGAGTACGTGGAGGCCATGGGTTTTGCCTGGCTGGCGCAGCGGACGATGGACGGCTTGGCCGGTAACCTGCCGAGCGTGACCGGGGCGGCCGGGCCGAGGATTCTCGGGGCGATCCACCTGGCGTGA
- a CDS encoding peptidoglycan DD-metalloendopeptidase family protein has product MHNSDQGRARKQRFQERLHVLHDNALHRKLRQHLPAAFNERWTRRHWMHASLFATIGALVATIVPGFSHTIDSPYAESHTSLALPLPPLSLARQQQTPGDSWQVLRVQRGQTLSDLFDQAGIPATTLHRVLDHPGARESLTKLRPGAEIAFDMPLSGDLRSIRFDRDGDNRVELSLAGNDIKEKVTKRETSTRTVVTSGEITSSLYAAARRAGLSPSAIATMTDDIFKYDIDFSKDLQPGDRFSVVMDETWREGEKVDTSKILAATFTTGGKTYSGFRFERGGKSEYYDINGRSLKKSFIRMPIPFARLSSTFGARKHPVLGKMRMHKGVDYAARTGTPIMAAGDARVQFAGVQRGYGNVVILDHGRGHTTLYGHMSRFANIKTGQRVAQGTVIGYVGSTGLATGPHLHYEFRVNGEHRNPLTVTMPPPEPLKGAELVAFRAQTAPAMARIQGMEKLIYAEASPAPSSREAAPTEVASAKAKPASGSKRG; this is encoded by the coding sequence ATGCACAACTCCGATCAAGGGCGCGCACGCAAGCAGCGCTTCCAGGAACGCCTCCACGTCCTGCACGACAACGCCCTGCACCGGAAGCTCAGGCAACACCTTCCCGCTGCTTTCAATGAGCGCTGGACCCGCCGCCACTGGATGCACGCCAGCCTGTTCGCCACCATCGGCGCCCTGGTGGCGACCATCGTGCCGGGCTTCTCGCACACCATTGATTCGCCCTACGCCGAAAGCCACACCAGCCTTGCCCTGCCCTTGCCGCCGCTGTCGCTGGCCCGCCAGCAGCAGACCCCGGGTGACAGCTGGCAGGTGCTGCGGGTGCAGCGCGGGCAGACCCTGAGCGATCTGTTCGACCAGGCCGGCATCCCCGCCACGACCCTGCACCGGGTGCTGGACCATCCGGGCGCCCGTGAGTCGCTGACCAAGCTGCGCCCCGGTGCGGAGATTGCCTTCGACATGCCGCTCTCGGGCGACCTGCGCAGCATCCGTTTCGACCGCGATGGCGACAACCGGGTGGAACTGAGCCTGGCCGGCAATGACATCAAGGAAAAGGTGACCAAGCGCGAGACGTCCACGCGCACGGTGGTCACCAGCGGCGAGATCACCAGTTCGCTGTATGCCGCGGCCCGCCGGGCCGGGCTGTCGCCGTCGGCGATCGCGACGATGACCGACGATATATTCAAGTACGACATCGACTTCTCCAAGGATCTGCAGCCGGGCGACCGCTTCAGCGTGGTGATGGACGAGACCTGGCGCGAAGGCGAGAAGGTGGACACCAGCAAGATCCTGGCGGCGACCTTCACCACCGGCGGCAAGACCTATTCGGGCTTCCGCTTCGAGCGCGGCGGCAAATCCGAGTACTACGACATCAACGGGCGCTCGCTGAAGAAGAGCTTCATCCGCATGCCGATCCCGTTCGCGCGGCTGAGCTCGACCTTCGGCGCACGCAAGCACCCGGTGCTGGGCAAGATGCGCATGCACAAGGGCGTGGATTACGCCGCGCGCACCGGTACGCCGATCATGGCCGCCGGCGATGCCCGCGTGCAGTTTGCCGGTGTGCAGCGCGGCTACGGCAACGTGGTCATCCTCGACCACGGCCGCGGCCACACCACGCTGTACGGGCACATGTCGCGCTTTGCGAACATCAAGACCGGGCAGCGCGTGGCCCAGGGCACGGTGATCGGCTATGTCGGTTCGACCGGCCTGGCCACCGGCCCGCACCTGCACTACGAATTCCGCGTGAACGGCGAGCACCGCAACCCGCTGACGGTGACCATGCCGCCACCGGAACCGCTGAAGGGTGCCGAGCTGGTGGCCTTCCGTGCGCAGACCGCTCCGGCCATGGCCCGTATCCAGGGCATGGAGAAGCTGATCTACGCCGAGGCCAGCCCGGCCCCGAGCAGCCGCGAGGCCGCGCCGACCGAAGTGGCCAGCGCCAAGGCCAAGCCGGCCAGCGGCAGCAAGCGCGGCTGA
- the tyrS gene encoding tyrosine--tRNA ligase, translating into MSSIEEALALIGRGADEILKIEDLRARLQEGRPLRIKAGFDPTAPDLHLGHTVLLNKLRQFQDLGHQVIFLIGDFTGMIGDPSGKSLTRKPLSREDVLANARTYEEQVFKVLDRDRTEVRFNSEWFGKMGAADMIRLAGQHTVARMLERDDFAKRYAAQQSIAIHEFLYPLVQGYDSVALEADVELGGTDQKFNLLMGRGLQEHHGQKPQVVLTMPLLEGLDGVNKMSKSLGNYIGISEPAIDIVTKAMKVDDALMWRWIELLSFDISQAEAVSLREEVAAGTLNPRVVKLRLARELATRFHDAAAAEQAIAGWEAAVTGQGDITQLPLQDVAIPAEGLRIAALLTAAGLTPSNSEANRKLKERAVKVDGNVVEDGQQVLQPGFEGLLQVGKRTFARVRLIAA; encoded by the coding sequence GTGTCCTCGATTGAAGAAGCCCTTGCCCTGATCGGCCGTGGTGCCGACGAGATCCTCAAGATCGAGGATCTGCGTGCGCGCCTGCAGGAAGGCCGTCCGCTGCGGATCAAGGCTGGCTTCGACCCCACCGCGCCCGACCTGCACCTCGGCCACACCGTACTGCTGAACAAGCTGCGGCAGTTCCAGGACCTCGGCCACCAGGTCATTTTCCTCATCGGTGACTTCACCGGCATGATCGGCGACCCGTCCGGCAAGAGCCTGACCCGCAAGCCGCTCAGCCGCGAGGACGTCCTGGCCAATGCCCGTACCTATGAGGAACAGGTGTTCAAGGTCCTGGACCGCGACCGGACCGAAGTGCGCTTCAACTCCGAATGGTTCGGCAAGATGGGCGCGGCCGACATGATCCGCCTGGCCGGCCAGCACACCGTGGCCCGCATGCTCGAACGCGATGATTTCGCCAAGCGTTACGCCGCCCAGCAGTCCATCGCCATCCACGAATTCCTGTACCCGCTGGTGCAGGGCTACGACTCGGTCGCCCTGGAAGCGGACGTCGAGCTCGGCGGTACCGACCAGAAGTTCAACCTGCTGATGGGCCGCGGTCTGCAGGAACACCACGGGCAGAAGCCGCAGGTGGTGCTGACCATGCCGCTGCTGGAAGGCCTGGACGGCGTCAACAAGATGTCCAAGTCGCTGGGCAACTACATCGGCATCAGCGAACCGGCCATCGACATCGTCACCAAGGCCATGAAGGTCGATGACGCCCTGATGTGGCGCTGGATCGAGCTGCTGTCCTTCGATATCAGCCAGGCCGAGGCGGTCTCGCTGCGTGAAGAGGTTGCCGCCGGCACGCTCAACCCGCGCGTGGTCAAGCTGCGCCTGGCGCGCGAACTGGCCACCCGCTTCCATGATGCTGCCGCAGCCGAACAGGCCATCGCCGGCTGGGAAGCGGCGGTGACCGGGCAGGGTGACATCACCCAGTTGCCGTTGCAGGACGTCGCCATTCCGGCCGAAGGCCTGCGCATTGCCGCACTGCTGACCGCCGCCGGCCTGACCCCGAGCAACTCCGAAGCCAACCGCAAGCTCAAGGAGCGGGCGGTGAAGGTGGATGGCAACGTGGTTGAAGACGGCCAGCAGGTTCTGCAGCCCGGCTTTGAAGGCCTGCTGCAGGTTGGCAAGCGCACCTTCGCCCGCGTCCGCCTGATTGCTGCCTGA
- a CDS encoding M28 family metallopeptidase: protein MPRKLLLCLAAAAALSACKGEDTPPPAPAASADAAATPTAHAFAPDINAADFSELVKTLASDEFEGRAPGSNGEELTVNYIRDQMQRIGLQPGNGDSWFQDVPMTETTADESTVLKITQGGKTTELKFGTDMVVGTRTGQPEVKIDASDLVFVGYGVDAPEQKWNDYAGQDWKGKTVVMFVNDPGFHVDDQALFDGKRMTYYGRWTYKFEEAARKGAAAALIVHDTAGASYGWDVVKNSWAGPQYDLPAKDDAEPRLPVQGWLSADAAKALFAGAGLDLAQAYKDASKRGFKAVPLKATAAIDLKSQISQKQSRNVVGVLPGSTRADEAVLYMAHWDHLGKHEGETGDNIYNGAVDNATGVAGILEVADAMAHQDPKPERSVVFLAVTLEESGLLGSKYYVAHPTFPLDKIAGVINIDAMSVAGLAKDVTVTGFGSSELEDILKPLAAAQDRTLHGETSVQSGFYFRSDHFNFAKAGVPALYADGGEDLRDGGVEAGRKAAADYGNNRYHGPKDEFDASTWKLDGTVEDLQLMYGVGKELAGGDRWPNWYEGNPFKAARDQMMKSKAPAAAK from the coding sequence ATGCCCCGCAAACTCCTCCTGTGCCTGGCCGCCGCGGCCGCGCTCAGCGCCTGCAAAGGTGAAGACACCCCTCCTCCGGCACCTGCCGCCAGCGCTGATGCTGCAGCCACGCCGACCGCCCATGCGTTCGCGCCCGACATCAACGCGGCCGACTTCAGCGAGCTGGTCAAGACGCTGGCCTCGGACGAATTCGAGGGCCGCGCACCGGGCAGCAATGGCGAAGAGCTGACCGTCAACTACATCCGCGACCAGATGCAGCGCATCGGCCTGCAGCCGGGCAACGGTGACAGCTGGTTCCAGGACGTGCCGATGACCGAGACCACGGCCGACGAATCGACCGTGCTGAAGATCACCCAGGGCGGCAAGACCACCGAACTGAAGTTCGGCACGGACATGGTGGTGGGCACGCGTACCGGCCAGCCTGAAGTGAAGATCGATGCCAGCGACCTGGTGTTCGTCGGCTATGGCGTGGATGCGCCGGAGCAGAAGTGGAACGACTACGCCGGCCAGGACTGGAAGGGCAAGACGGTGGTCATGTTCGTCAACGATCCCGGCTTCCATGTCGACGACCAAGCGCTGTTCGACGGCAAGCGCATGACCTACTACGGCCGCTGGACCTACAAGTTCGAGGAAGCCGCACGCAAGGGTGCCGCCGCCGCGCTGATCGTGCATGACACGGCCGGTGCATCCTATGGCTGGGATGTGGTGAAGAACTCCTGGGCCGGCCCGCAGTACGACCTGCCGGCCAAGGATGACGCCGAACCGCGCCTGCCGGTGCAGGGCTGGCTGAGCGCCGACGCTGCCAAGGCGTTGTTTGCCGGCGCCGGGCTGGACCTGGCACAGGCCTACAAGGACGCCAGCAAGCGTGGCTTCAAGGCGGTACCGCTGAAGGCCACCGCCGCTATCGACCTGAAGAGCCAGATCTCGCAGAAGCAGTCGCGCAACGTGGTGGGCGTGCTGCCGGGCAGCACCCGTGCCGACGAAGCCGTGCTGTACATGGCCCACTGGGATCACTTGGGCAAGCATGAGGGCGAAACCGGCGACAATATCTACAACGGCGCTGTGGACAATGCGACCGGTGTGGCGGGCATTCTCGAAGTGGCAGACGCCATGGCCCACCAGGATCCGAAGCCGGAGCGTTCGGTGGTGTTCCTGGCGGTGACGCTGGAAGAATCCGGCCTGCTGGGATCCAAGTACTACGTGGCCCACCCGACCTTCCCGCTGGACAAGATTGCCGGCGTGATCAACATCGACGCGATGTCGGTGGCTGGCCTTGCCAAGGACGTGACGGTGACCGGTTTCGGCAGTTCCGAACTGGAAGACATCCTGAAGCCGCTGGCCGCCGCCCAGGATCGCACCCTGCACGGCGAGACGTCGGTGCAGAGCGGCTTCTACTTCCGTTCGGACCACTTCAACTTCGCCAAGGCCGGCGTACCGGCGCTGTATGCCGACGGTGGCGAGGACCTGCGCGACGGTGGCGTCGAGGCGGGCCGCAAGGCGGCTGCCGATTACGGCAACAACCGCTACCACGGGCCGAAGGACGAGTTTGATGCCTCGACCTGGAAGCTCGATGGCACCGTGGAGGACCTGCAGTTGATGTACGGCGTCGGCAAGGAGCTGGCAGGCGGCGACCGCTGGCCGAACTGGTACGAAGGCAATCCCTTCAAGGCTGCCCGCGACCAGATGATGAAGAGCAAGGCCCCGGCTGCAGCAAAGTAG
- a CDS encoding peptidoglycan DD-metalloendopeptidase family protein: protein MRDNAFPSRRHHTAAARAGRCLLLGLAVALALPMPGSAQTASTREAERKLQKLRSELKGVAQERRQIEGQRGQASRQLREADEKVARSGRALAQTESALREQNQALAEAEQRRTTLQANLAQQNRELAGLLRAAYQLGNHAPLKLLLSQDTVADANRALAYHRYLQRERAQRIATLTGDLKELEALQAQIAERRQTLQGTQRDQKQQAATLASDRRDRAQTVASLEERFKDRSEKEQALGQDAKALETLLANLRAAAARAEAERRAAARKAAAEKAAAEKAARQAKAEGRPPPPTKVPPAVASAPAPKVGGLGWPLSGNLLARYGAKLPDGRTSSGVLIGAPAGSTVTAVADGTVVFSDWMTGYGMILIVDHGNGYMSLYAHNDTLLKDAGARVSRGDAVAKVGNSGGQGVTALYFELRRGGQPVNPDSWLQRR, encoded by the coding sequence TTGCGCGACAACGCCTTCCCCTCACGCCGACATCACACCGCCGCTGCCCGCGCCGGGCGTTGCCTGTTGCTGGGGCTGGCCGTAGCGCTGGCCCTTCCCATGCCGGGCAGTGCACAGACCGCCTCCACCCGCGAGGCCGAGCGCAAGCTGCAGAAGCTGCGCAGCGAACTGAAGGGGGTGGCCCAGGAGCGCCGGCAGATCGAAGGGCAGCGCGGGCAGGCGTCACGCCAGCTGCGGGAGGCCGATGAAAAGGTCGCGCGCAGTGGCCGTGCGCTGGCCCAGACCGAATCGGCGCTGCGCGAGCAGAACCAGGCGCTGGCCGAGGCCGAGCAGCGTCGCACGACCCTGCAGGCCAACCTGGCCCAGCAGAACCGCGAACTGGCCGGGCTGCTGCGTGCGGCCTACCAGTTGGGCAACCACGCCCCGCTGAAGCTGCTGCTGTCGCAGGACACGGTGGCCGATGCCAACCGCGCCCTGGCCTACCATCGTTACCTGCAGCGCGAGCGCGCGCAGCGCATCGCCACGTTGACCGGTGACCTGAAGGAACTGGAGGCGCTGCAGGCGCAGATCGCCGAGCGCCGGCAGACGCTGCAGGGCACGCAGCGTGACCAGAAGCAGCAGGCGGCGACGCTGGCGTCCGACCGCCGCGATCGCGCGCAGACCGTGGCGTCGCTGGAAGAACGCTTCAAGGATCGCAGCGAGAAGGAACAGGCACTCGGCCAGGATGCCAAGGCACTGGAAACGCTGCTGGCCAACCTGCGCGCGGCTGCGGCCCGCGCCGAGGCCGAGCGCCGCGCCGCCGCGCGCAAGGCAGCCGCCGAAAAGGCTGCGGCGGAGAAGGCTGCACGACAGGCCAAGGCCGAAGGCCGTCCACCGCCGCCAACCAAGGTGCCGCCGGCCGTGGCGTCCGCCCCGGCGCCGAAGGTCGGCGGGCTGGGCTGGCCGTTGTCCGGCAACCTGCTGGCGCGTTATGGCGCCAAGCTGCCTGACGGGCGCACCAGCAGCGGTGTGTTGATCGGTGCACCGGCGGGCAGCACCGTCACCGCCGTGGCCGACGGCACGGTGGTGTTCTCCGACTGGATGACCGGCTACGGCATGATCCTGATCGTCGACCACGGCAACGGCTACATGAGCCTGTACGCGCACAATGACACCCTGCTGAAGGATGCCGGCGCTCGTGTCAGTCGCGGCGATGCGGTGGCCAAGGTCGGCAATTCCGGCGGCCAGGGCGTGACCGCCCTGTACTTCGAGCTGCGACGGGGTGGGCAACCGGTCAACCCGGACAGCTGGCTGCAGCGGCGCTGA
- a CDS encoding S41 family peptidase: MRAARTATLLLALMPALSWAQQTAPAASDTSGQAASNEEAVTSKVPLEDIRRFVSVYNAVRAAYVDPVDDNKLMQSAVRGLLLDLDPHSTYFNKEDAEAFDEQANGAYEGIGVELQQQPDNASMKVISPIDDTPAAKAGILAGDLIIAIDGKPISAIDASEPLRGPAGSKVVLTIVREGKPKPFDVSLTRQTIRVTSVKSRMLEPGYGYIRLSTFQADTGSDFQKHVQQLQKQAGGQLKGLVLDLRSNPGGLLTAAVQVADDLLDKGNIVSTRGRISISDARFDATPGDLLKGAPVVVLADAGSASASEVLAGALRDNKRARVVGSRTFGKGSVQTVLPLDNGDSVKLTTARYYTPSGKSIQATGIVPDVELKPAPTPEDEALPASLSDYSEATLPGHLRGDDEGTEGYHAGAVLPGDAPINDALAELKNPGSVAARLAAEAVKADAEKAAKAAKPEAKPAETPAKP, from the coding sequence ATGCGCGCAGCCCGTACCGCCACCCTCTTGCTGGCCCTGATGCCAGCGCTGTCCTGGGCGCAGCAGACCGCGCCGGCCGCCTCCGATACCTCGGGCCAGGCAGCGAGCAACGAGGAGGCGGTGACCTCGAAGGTGCCGCTGGAAGACATCCGTCGTTTCGTCTCGGTCTACAACGCCGTCCGCGCGGCCTATGTCGATCCGGTCGATGACAACAAGCTGATGCAGTCGGCCGTGCGTGGCCTGCTGCTGGACCTGGATCCGCACAGCACCTACTTCAACAAGGAAGATGCCGAAGCCTTCGACGAACAGGCCAACGGCGCTTACGAGGGCATTGGCGTGGAGCTGCAGCAGCAGCCGGACAACGCCAGCATGAAGGTCATCTCGCCGATCGACGACACGCCGGCGGCCAAGGCCGGCATTCTCGCCGGCGACCTGATCATTGCCATCGACGGCAAGCCGATCAGCGCCATCGATGCCAGCGAACCGTTGCGTGGCCCGGCCGGCAGCAAGGTGGTGCTGACCATCGTGCGCGAGGGCAAGCCCAAGCCGTTCGATGTCAGCCTGACCCGTCAGACCATCCGCGTGACCAGCGTGAAGAGCCGCATGCTTGAACCAGGCTACGGCTACATCCGCCTGAGCACCTTCCAGGCCGATACCGGTTCGGATTTCCAGAAGCACGTGCAGCAGCTGCAGAAGCAGGCCGGTGGCCAGCTGAAGGGGCTGGTGCTCGACCTGCGCAGCAACCCCGGTGGCCTGCTGACCGCTGCGGTGCAGGTGGCCGATGACCTGCTGGACAAGGGCAACATCGTCAGCACGCGCGGCCGCATCAGCATCAGCGACGCACGGTTTGATGCGACCCCGGGCGACCTGCTGAAGGGCGCACCGGTGGTGGTGCTGGCCGACGCCGGTTCGGCCAGCGCGTCGGAAGTGCTGGCCGGTGCGCTGCGCGACAACAAGCGCGCACGCGTGGTTGGCAGCCGCACCTTCGGCAAGGGATCGGTGCAGACCGTGCTGCCGCTGGACAATGGCGATTCGGTGAAGCTGACCACGGCGCGCTATTACACGCCCAGTGGCAAGTCGATCCAGGCCACGGGCATCGTGCCCGATGTGGAACTGAAGCCTGCGCCGACGCCGGAAGACGAAGCGCTGCCGGCCAGCCTGAGCGATTACAGCGAAGCGACGCTGCCCGGCCACCTGCGCGGAGACGACGAAGGCACCGAGGGCTACCACGCCGGTGCGGTGCTGCCGGGAGACGCGCCCATCAACGATGCCCTGGCCGAACTGAAGAACCCGGGTTCGGTGGCTGCACGGCTGGCGGCGGAAGCAGTCAAGGCCGATGCGGAAAAGGCAGCGAAGGCAGCAAAGCCGGAAGCAAAGCCCGCCGAAACGCCGGCCAAGCCCTGA
- a CDS encoding rhomboid family intramembrane serine protease gives MFVSLPSRKKATLRWATPVLFAALWLAFLWSISRPGDARNSLWLDWGALSTGLTHPLDWWATLQDGSVLRLFTALFLHADWSHLLGNLVFLLIFGLPAERVLGPWRLMLLFLVGGAVSNLVAIYTMGSPDQIIIGASGAVSAMIGAYLALFPAARLGVVIPLGLFLEFVRAPAYLLIGVWAALQVVFAHIGPSFGMVAWWAHIGGFVFGLLYGVYVRAAIARKLRKRHGF, from the coding sequence ATGTTCGTGTCTCTCCCCTCCCGCAAGAAGGCCACGCTGCGCTGGGCCACACCCGTGCTGTTTGCGGCACTGTGGCTGGCCTTCCTGTGGTCGATCTCGCGCCCGGGCGACGCCCGCAACAGCCTCTGGCTGGACTGGGGCGCCCTGTCCACCGGGCTGACCCACCCGCTGGACTGGTGGGCGACCCTGCAGGACGGCAGCGTGCTGCGCCTGTTCACCGCCCTGTTCCTGCACGCCGACTGGTCGCACCTGCTGGGCAACCTGGTGTTCCTGCTGATCTTCGGCCTGCCCGCCGAGCGGGTGCTGGGCCCCTGGCGCCTGATGCTGCTGTTCCTGGTGGGCGGCGCGGTGTCAAACCTGGTGGCGATCTACACCATGGGCAGCCCGGACCAGATCATCATCGGCGCCAGCGGCGCGGTGTCGGCCATGATCGGCGCCTACCTCGCCCTGTTCCCGGCCGCCCGCCTGGGCGTGGTCATCCCGCTGGGCCTGTTCCTGGAATTCGTCCGCGCTCCGGCCTACCTGCTGATCGGCGTGTGGGCGGCACTGCAGGTGGTGTTTGCCCACATCGGCCCGAGCTTCGGCATGGTGGCCTGGTGGGCGCACATCGGCGGCTTCGTGTTCGGTCTGCTGTATGGCGTGTACGTCCGCGCGGCCATCGCGCGCAAGCTGCGCAAGCGCCACGGGTTCTGA
- a CDS encoding outer membrane protein transport protein — MQTASTIARLTLLAVGVAGALAAADANAAAFQLKENSAKGLGRAFAGSTSAEGDASVVATNPASMRLLDGTQFQGDVSAISFGAKFRGEGQYGNGAPISGGNGGDAGMIAPVPAAYFHVPFGEKDNMHFGASLTVPFGFKTEYDTDWVGRYNGVKTDLKAIDLGVAFSYDVNPYLSFGVGVFAERLNVDLTSAVDAGTAINASAQQRASAAVLAAGGTAAQAAAAARQAAIQAAQLGFSPGSADGYLRIKGDEVSVGYTLGMTVSPVEGTNIAFSYRSEVEHKITDGKADFTMTPAAAAFLASAAPGTFIDSNGRATITLPASATVSFSHRVNDQWKIMADVTRTAWSKFDQVTVDYDSNQPDSVLPFNYRDTTFASIGTEYRLNDQLTLRGGVAYDQTPTTDAHRDVRVPDTTRKWLSLGLTYAASEKMEYSVGYTHLFTKDPNITSTSATGNTVTGKYKVSGDVLAASMQYKF, encoded by the coding sequence ATGCAAACTGCTTCCACCATTGCCCGACTGACCTTGCTGGCCGTCGGCGTTGCCGGTGCGCTGGCCGCTGCCGATGCCAATGCCGCTGCCTTCCAGCTGAAGGAAAACAGCGCCAAGGGCCTGGGCCGCGCATTCGCCGGCTCCACCTCCGCCGAGGGTGATGCCTCGGTAGTGGCCACCAACCCGGCCTCGATGCGCCTGCTCGACGGCACCCAGTTCCAGGGTGACGTCAGCGCCATCAGCTTCGGCGCCAAGTTCCGCGGCGAAGGCCAGTACGGCAACGGCGCCCCGATCTCGGGCGGCAACGGCGGCGACGCCGGCATGATCGCGCCGGTCCCGGCGGCTTACTTCCACGTGCCGTTCGGTGAAAAGGACAACATGCACTTCGGTGCATCGCTGACCGTGCCGTTCGGCTTCAAGACCGAATACGACACTGATTGGGTCGGCCGCTACAACGGCGTCAAGACCGACCTGAAGGCGATCGACCTGGGCGTCGCGTTCTCCTATGACGTCAATCCGTACCTGTCGTTCGGTGTCGGCGTGTTCGCCGAGCGCCTGAACGTCGACCTGACCAGCGCCGTCGATGCCGGCACCGCCATCAACGCCAGCGCCCAGCAGCGCGCTTCGGCCGCCGTGCTGGCTGCCGGTGGCACCGCTGCCCAGGCCGCTGCCGCTGCCCGCCAGGCCGCCATCCAGGCCGCCCAGCTCGGCTTCTCGCCGGGTTCGGCCGATGGCTACCTGCGCATCAAGGGTGACGAAGTGTCCGTGGGTTACACCCTGGGCATGACCGTCAGCCCGGTGGAAGGCACCAACATCGCCTTCAGCTACCGCTCGGAAGTCGAACACAAGATCACCGACGGCAAGGCCGACTTCACCATGACCCCGGCGGCGGCCGCGTTCCTGGCCAGCGCTGCACCGGGCACCTTCATCGACAGCAACGGTCGCGCCACCATCACCCTGCCGGCCAGCGCCACGGTGAGCTTCAGCCACCGCGTGAATGACCAGTGGAAGATCATGGCCGACGTCACGCGCACCGCGTGGAGCAAGTTCGACCAGGTCACCGTCGACTATGACTCCAACCAGCCGGACAGCGTGCTGCCGTTCAACTACCGCGACACCACCTTCGCTTCGATCGGTACCGAGTACCGTCTGAACGACCAGCTGACCCTGCGTGGCGGTGTGGCGTATGACCAGACCCCGACCACCGACGCCCACCGCGACGTGCGCGTGCCGGACACCACCCGCAAGTGGCTGTCGCTGGGCCTGACCTACGCCGCTTCGGAGAAGATGGAGTACAGCGTGGGTTACACCCACCTGTTCACCAAGGATCCGAACATCACCTCGACTTCGGCCACCGGCAACACCGTGACCGGCAAGTACAAGGTGTCCGGCGACGTGCTGGCCGCTTCGATGCAGTACAAGTTCTGA